The sequence below is a genomic window from Gavia stellata isolate bGavSte3 chromosome 11, bGavSte3.hap2, whole genome shotgun sequence.
TGTACAGTCTATTGCTGTTTTGACCACTGTGAGCCAAGAGACGAGCAATCCCACCAagtattttctgccaaaatatGCATAATGGAGTTAAATTCCTTCATGTAAAGatcttttgaaatgaaaatctgtTGCACTCCttcatgctttgtttttttatgaaagcatctttttcagtttctggtGAAAAATCTTACAAACTGCATTTGTCAATGCCTTATTGACCATCCCATACAGTAAAAGCCCATATTTGAGCATAATATGTTATAACAAAATCCGgtgccttgatttttttttaatctctgcaaTAATGATGAGGTTTACTTTTCTCCCTATCTCAGTTCTGGAAAAATACCATCTACTGGTATAAGAAGGTTATCCAGctatgtttcttcttttatgctCCTTGAGCACAGAGGCTCCTGCAGGTTTAAGAAAGCTCTTTGAAACATAATATGCTGAGGTTAGTAGCTCAAATGCAAAGACAAGTCTGTATAATGTGCCTGAGAAGGCACATTATACAGCAGTGAGTTATTGGAGTCGGGAGAGTACCAGTTGCTGAGATGTTTTCAGGCAGGCTAGCACACCAGTGCAAAATTGAACTTCATTTGCTGGTTGCATGTGCTCTTCATTAGAATTCAAAAAGTCATAGCAGGCCTACTCCTTTGGTCCATCACTGCTATAACCAAGAGGTTCCTGGTACTGTGAGTGTTTTCTGTACTCTGAAATAGTATCAAGTGCCAGAGGgtgtaaaagcaagaaagcccTTGGGAATACGGTTCAAACCAGTAGTCTGAGAAGTTTTGGGGTAGCTtcagtaaaatgcattttcatgttGATAGCAGGGAGGAAGAGTAAACTGAGAGTTTCCTGTAGAAATGTGAGATAAAGCTCCTGGTATGAAGGAAGAGACAGAGCTGTGTAAATGTCAGCTTGAAAATGAGGCTCCACTGGTACTACACAGCTATTTAAATGAAGAAGTTGCACTTTACCCATATGCCTTCATTCTGCGGCCAAAGAGGAATATCATTTGGATGGACTAAGTAACTGTAATGAAAAtcagaatggctgaggttggaagagacctctggagattgCCTAGCACTGCTAAAAGCAGGGTGAACTAGAGCAAGCTGCTCAGGATGGTGTCCAagttttgaacacctccagggatggagggtCCACACCTCTGGccaatctgttccagtgttaaATTTCCCttacaataaaaatgttcttgtaCATGTGCCccttgcctcttgtcctgtcattagGCACCACTGGGAAGAGTCTGGCACTGTCCTCTTACTCCTCCCCTTCAAGTATTTATGCACGTTAATAAGATCCCTTGTTTTCTTAAGGCTAAACAATTACAGCGCACTCAGCCTCACCTTGTATGTCGCATCCAGAGGCAAACTAATTGACCAGGATACAGATGCAGTCACAGAGAATTTGTTCAGGAGCACTCATCCTGAAATGATTTTCAGTCCCCTGCCTAAGCAGACTATCTAGAGCAGTGTATCTCTTAATatgctcttttttaatttttaaaccaCCTAGCTTAGGGTGTATTTGAGGGAGGAATAGGCAAGGTGTCATTGCACAGGGGTTTGGAACTGCTTACTTGGGGTTAAATTCATGGTCTAAACCGACCTGTGAACTTGAACTCTTAAAACAGTTCAGTGGAATGAGGGTCCCCAACGAAGGAAAagtttacatattttttaagattACTTTTGAAGACCCCACTGATAAAGTTGTACAGTAAAAACACACTTTACATGCTACTTGAGTGTTATATATTGAGGCTGTTGACCTTGGTCCTCatatgaaataaacagaaagacaCAAAAGGCGTTGCTGAAGAATGCTATCAACACAGGATGGGTTAGCAGTAGTTGCTAATGATCTTTTACTTACCTAAAAAAGTTGCTATTGCTTCAACAGCTCCATTGTacactgcagagctgtgagAGGGGGCTTTGAAGTCCCACAGCACTTGGATATAATTCAGAACCTGGTTGAAGCCTGCTGTAGCCAGAGCCCACCACAGGGACCAGTAGAGAAGTTTCCTAGAGCTGTAGCAATCCCTCAAGTCCTTGCTCAGCTGCACCAGCACTCTGAGCACGTGATTCTGGGGCTTGGCATTATCAGCCTGGTGTTCAGGCGTTGGTCCCCTGTCAGCAGATACAGAGCCTTTGTCCTCTTGACAGCTCGATGGCCTGTCGGAGCCAGCTGTAGCCACAACTTTATCTGGTCCTGGGAGAGTTTCTGAGACATCTTTCCTGTGGAAGAACATACTCTTTTGGGGCATTGGGAGGAAAAACGAACACACAAATGCCAGGGACACGGAAGCCAAAGTAATGGCGTTAAGGTAAAAGTAGGATACATCTGCTAAGGAAACCAGCAGCTGTCCCAGCACGGCGGCAACGGTGGCTGCAACAAGAGTGATGCTTCTGCAATAGCTCGTCACTCTCTGATAGTGATCTGCGCTGACGACACTGTAGATGTAGGCGTAATAGGCGACCTCGGTGGCTGTCACCATCCCGTAGAAGAATTCCACCACCTGCATGGCCGCCACTCCGTGTGCGAAGAGGAGCAAGAGCCACGTGATGATGAAGCTGATGccctggaggaggaggatgggctTGTAGCGCACATAGTCTGTAATCAGGAAGACTGGGAAAAGGAGTGCAAGGTAGGAGTATGTCCAAACTGGGAAAACATGTTTGGTAACCtagaagagaataaaagaagaataatttttttaaaaatacatttaaaatgttggTTTCAAAGCTTTGTGATGATGGTATTGAAGGAAGGTAGTTGCGGTGACAGGAAACATTGACTTGTGCGAATCCTCAAGCAGACTTAAACTGCTTTAGATTACAAAACTGTAGTTTAAGAGGCAAAGATAGTGATGCTAGGCTCTACTACATGAACAGGTAGATtgccttaaaaaataattctagtaAAGGCCTATgaagaaagcagattttaatGTGCAGCTGTTCAAAGTAGTTATAATAGCATTCATGTCAGAGGAAAGTCTGTCTAGCACCAAATCCTATTTCCCACAGTAGCTGAAAATGAACAACCATTTAGTTTTAACTTTTACATGAGTTATTGTATACCTATGGTCACCTCTCTCCTTTGTTAGAATTGGAAAAAATGTATACGCCTCATGATGGGGGAACTGGAACTGTGTGTAGTGGGCGTGTAGCTGTTGCTACGCTATCTTCACCTTCTACGTTTTCTTCAAATTTAATGTGTAAGAAGCAAACAAGTCTTTGGAACAGTATTTTGGTAAGTTTCAGTTGGCCTTCAATGCATAGATGGTCTGAAAAGAAATTCCTCCTCTCTTTCTAAAACGGATCTGCATTCAGGTTGGAAGGTGCTGTCTACTGTCAGCACTAAAGCTCAGTGCTTGCCCCGGCACCTTGAGTACAGCTGTGGCAGGGGCATCCCCTTCTTTTAGATACAATCATCGCAAAAGGTCACTTTGTGGAGGTCTTATCCAGTAATTGCTGGACCTGCAAGGGTATCTGTTCATGATCGCTTGTTCTCTGCTTAAGAAATTagaccagaaaaaaattgtttcaaatgCTGGAGGAACAGTAGTAGGTGGTTATCTTTTTGCTTCTGAACTGGTACTGGAATGAGTTGCATGGTGAGCAGCAGGTTCACTGTATCTTTCTGGGtgacttctttttgtttctctgaaactTAATTCcaatttttaagtatttgaCTGAAACTTACGGAGTTAGCTCACCAGAGGTGAGTTTGGCTGAAAAAGCCACTATCTGTACTACACTTATTTTGGAGTTAAGGATGATTGCTGAAATCAGAATTAAGGCGCCCTATCATGCTATTTGTGTATttcatgtaaaagaaaatttccctttgtggctaaaaaataaaaaaaaggggggaagaaCCCAATAACCTGAACCACAAATaccttttcttcagaagaaaccTTGGGTTCATATTATGCTATCAGATTCTGCCTTAACATTTGGTACTGCTCATCAGGAATAACTGTTCTTTTTATTAGCTGTATGTGGGAGTACCAAGCTTGTGTTTTCTAATTATACCATTAGCTCCATGATTCAGCCACTTGCTAACTATGTCGCCTTTTGTTGGGAAGCGCACTCGTGAAGCAGCCAGTGCTGAATAGAAGAGCAGAGCAAGGAAACTTGCAGTGCAtgcttttgtcaaaaaaaaataaatatatttttgcatgtgaATCTGACCTCCAGAGGCTAATGAATGCATAAAACAATCTTGTAATGTAGGTAATACTCTAACAGTTCATAAGGGGGAGTCTGCTTGGTTTTCTTATGATTTGCAATCACTACGTCACTGTCAGTGTAATCAATTCCCCAATAAGTATAAATAAATCTTAGTGTTACTCCTTCTCTGGGGCTCTAGGTGGGGAGAGGAACTAGCTGACCTGATTTTGCTGAAAGTATCCATTTCTTAAACAACTACCAAAGTGGTTTCAAAGTCTTAAGAATGTAGGGACTTCAAAGTTTTGACCGTCTGCAAAAGAGGTGAGTCCTTACTCTTTTCCAGAAGTGTCTTAAATATAAGTCTCTCTGGATAAAATACACCTGTATTATTGAACACTTTATCTCCCTTTCAGTTATTGCTGTAAGACTTAAtgttttaagcattttaattattaCATAAGAGAATAGTTACATACCTCTTCAATCGTTAGGTTTTTGTCTGGTCCGGTTAGATAAGGAGTGAGAAAATATTCCGATGGCCTCATTGTGGAGAAAAATCCATTCATACAGATGATCACCGTGGGATAAATCCAGCTGTGGCCTACGGCTCCCTTCCAGCAATCCATAGTCTACCTAAAAGAAAAGGTAGTGAAGAAACGAGCACACCAGGGATTTGTAAAAATGCTCTTGACAGCTGGTAAAAATTCATTTGTAAGTTTACTTTTTAACTAACCCCACTTCAGCTAATGTTTCTTTCGCTAAACCTGTCAGTGATCACATATGCTGCTTGTAAATGAACAACTTGGATCAAGGTGCATTGGTGGTGGCAAACTCCAGACTCTGTATCATCTATCAAAGGTTGTTCTTAATGACGTACTTAGAATTGAGTGGATGTATCATAGTGGAAGAATAAAGTTCCATTACAGTCTCATTTACGAATAAATGAGTGGACAAACTATGAGATTAAAGCTCATTCTCAGCATGCTCAAGGAGgcttttttctgttgatttgCAGCCTAAGAGCCAAGTGGAATAATAGAAGTGCAAGCCTTTTTGTAGACAGTAAAAGCCACCAGCCAGCTCACAACCCATTGTGAGCTCGGTTTCTTCAAAAGGCTTTAATACTTGTCATATTTCTTGCACTCCATTCATTTTGAGTgggtaaataaaaatgcagaaactaTCTGCCTGTGGCACCTGCTCAAACTTAAAAAAGAGGAATCCTGATTTCACTTTTGAAAGTGATCGGAAGGAAAAGAATGGGACTTGGTTTTGCTGCCAACTACAGTGAAGAAATAAGTGTAAAGCGATTTAGTgttttaaagcttattttacttgttttgctttagaaaGCCAATTCCGCTGTTCCTGGAAAACAAGTGAAACAATGTTCTTAAATCATAAAAGGACGAAAGCAAAGCACTGACTAATGTTTAATCAAGCTATTACaagctatttcttttaaatttttgaatTCCATTTTATAGCAGGCACTTTATCAAAAGTGCTTCTGCTTGCACTGTGagattatatttattaaaacttAGCATAAACAGTATGTTATTAAGGTAGTATTTCTGACCTCAGAGGAAGGTTACAAAAACCAACCCTAACCTTGAAACTTGGTTTCAAATGATTGCCTCTGACTATCATCTTACAAATCATTGTATCTATAAAAAATACCCTGTATTATCCTTAACTCTTACTATCTGCTTTAAAATCCTTtcatatcttttaaaaataaaagtattttaaaccCTGGACTGATCAATGGAATTAACATAAATCTTACACCCCTTCTAAATGCACTGAGCAAGTGAATGGCCAGCACATATTCAAATAACTCTGAAGGTAATAAATTACTTGTCAAAGCTGTGGCTGTGGTGCATTTGCTGTGGATTCATGTACAGTTTCCTCCTAGGATGACTCTGTCTTGTAGAAGAGAAGTTAGAAACCACCCTTTAGGACTGGAGGTAGTAAGAAGTTTCTGTGTCTTTTCCTAGAAGTTCTTGCTAAACTTGATAAATGTTAACAGAatttaaataacaataataattcaTCACAGCTCTTCTTGCTTGCAGAACTTGTCCATGGAGATTGCAGGGGAAGCTTTCTCCTTTACAGGTTTTGTCAGCAAGCTGAGTTCTAATTTTAAGATAAAGCTTTAGGACTCGGCAGTAGCTAATGATTAATAAAAACTGACATAGCAAGAAAGCAATCACTTGATTGCATTTTTGTGTTAATAAATACTTTCTAAAGCTCTGGTCTCTGATTCATGGATAAGGCACAGCACCCATTTTGGGCTGGCGCTGACCCTGCCCTGCGCACAGCGCAGTGGCCTCTGGGCTCATGGGGTCTCCGCTGACTGTCCTGGCTTtgctggggggcgggggaggtAGGGCATCAAATACCACATACTATTAGTTGGCCAGGAATTAATTCTCTATAAGGACCAATCTGTCACTTAAGGGGGAATGGACAAGAAGATAAGAAGCTTCTAAATCTAGCTGCTAAGCTAAAACATCAAACCAGAACTGCTTcagagaaatgctgctgctttgctttcctttacccaatttttttcagattggaCTCCCTACTTCTTCCAAGGTTCATCAGAGGAGGGAGTTGACCCTGGAGCCTGTTGGTGGGATGTGTGTGGACACCGGGAGCAAACACTGTGGCCCTGGCAGGAGGGGCCCCACGTGCTGCCTAGAGCACCTTTGTGAGGTGGACAGAGCCTGGTCTTTTTCCACAGGTATGGAAACTCCTCACACTGCTTCTAGTGTGTagtgcagccaggcaggcaagTGTTTAGAGAAGCCAGACTTGCCTCTGCctccatgtttccttcttttcctttaccAATGGcttctgagaaaggaaaagaaccaTGGGGAAGATGCTGCTGCGTAGGTCTGCTGGCCTGCTCAAAGGTGGCTGCTGACTAGCATTTCTCTGGTAACCCACGCAGGGCTTGGTCTAATACCTGCTGCCTTTGAATACAAAGATACAATTTGTTTGCTGCCTCATTGGCCAGAACTGGCTTTATCAGTTTGCTGGACTGTAAATTCATGGAAGACTTGTGCCCCAAACCACCGTGTTTCAAAGGCAGATAGTGGTGTATAGATGGGGTTGTAGCTACAGGGAGCAATGTGCTTAGTTCTGGGTTTTCATATTTACGTGGAATCCTTTGGCATGCTGGGAGAAAGATAAGCACTTAATACTAAAAGCTGCAAGAAGAGGCGGATTTGTTCAGTTTCCTTCTGCAGATCTGGAGAGCCTGTGGTTCCAGCCTTGCCTGTAACCTGCTAAGCCTTAACTATCTTCTCTCcaaagagtgtgtgtgtgtgtatgtccATAAACACACAGGGGGATGTGTGCATCTTACTGTTTTGGATGAAATCTCTAACTCATTACTGGGTTAATTCCGATTTGCAGCTGAAAACGCAGGGTAACATAAAGTCTTacctttctcttgctgtttccACCTTCGATGCATCATGTCCTTCCTAACACTCTTACAgagctgccctcttccttccctaTTCCTTGTTgtgtccccctgcccccaaatGCTTCCCCCAACTCCCAACCTTAGAatctttcttttggaaatttGAGAGaataggaataatttttttttcaagtcttatctgttttctgaagataGCATTCCCTACAGCTGCAAACCAATTACATTGTGTCTGCTTGGTTTCTTTG
It includes:
- the SLC19A3 gene encoding thiamine transporter 2: MDCWKGAVGHSWIYPTVIICMNGFFSTMRPSEYFLTPYLTGPDKNLTIEEVTKHVFPVWTYSYLALLFPVFLITDYVRYKPILLLQGISFIITWLLLLFAHGVAAMQVVEFFYGMVTATEVAYYAYIYSVVSADHYQRVTSYCRSITLVAATVAAVLGQLLVSLADVSYFYLNAITLASVSLAFVCSFFLPMPQKSMFFHRKDVSETLPGPDKVVATAGSDRPSSCQEDKGSVSADRGPTPEHQADNAKPQNHVLRVLVQLSKDLRDCYSSRKLLYWSLWWALATAGFNQVLNYIQVLWDFKAPSHSSAVYNGAVEAIATFLGSATSMAVGYVKVNWDLSGELGLGIFSAMDAGSLFLMHFTDNIWACYAGYLVFKACYMLLITIATFQVAVNLSMERYALMFGFNNFVALVIQTILTVVVVDSKGLGLDISTQFLIYGSYFTFIAGIFLIRSIYTIITIKCRNTSVAGESNDH